From one Cynocephalus volans isolate mCynVol1 chromosome X, mCynVol1.pri, whole genome shotgun sequence genomic stretch:
- the LOC134367498 gene encoding emerin-like gives MDDSAVVSDPEQAALPCQYIPPRNVLGSTDNLLKEEIFKYMTQRRRRLSPSNSSASSYRFSDLDSELEGSSDMYNLPKKEDTSLDQSKGCNDENYEESYLTARTSREADSVGTSKDFHQPVTLLSNADTFNHQIQDDSLLSSSEEDSKDREHPVYGLDSAYQSVAHYSCISSISKSSQDLSYYPTSSSSSSLSSSSCSCPSCLTRYTIQPGKQALRVPLWGQLLLFLLLNAILLFVYYYWELQEGNPFWMEP, from the exons ATGGACGACTCTGCGGTTGTGTCGGACCCGGAGCAGGCCGCCCTGCCGTGCCAATACATCCCGCCCAGGAACGTCTTGG GCTCCACTGACAATCTCTTGAAAGAGGAAATCTTCAAGTACATGACCCAGAGGCGGAGGAGGCTTTCGCCCTCTAACTCGTCTGCCTCCTCCTATCGGTTCTCCG aCTTGGATTCAGAACTCGAGGGCTCTTCGGATATGTACAATCTGCCCAAGAAAGAGGATACCTCACTTGACCAGAGCAAGG GCTGTAATGACGAGAACTATGAGGAGAGTTACCTGACCGCCAGGACTTCCAGGGAGGCCGATTCTGTGGGTACATCCAAGGACTTCCACCAGCCGGTGACTTTGCTCTCAAATGCTGACACCTTCAACCACCAG ATTCAAGATGACAGTCTTTTATCTTCTTCCGAAGAGGACAGCAAGGATAG GGAACACCCCGTGTACGGCTTGGACAGTGCCTACCAGAGCGTCGCACACTACAGCTGCATTTCCAGCATCTCCAAAAGCTCCCAGGACCTGTCCTATTATCCTacatcctcatcctcctcctctttatcCTCATCTTCATGTTCCTGCCCTTCATGTCTCACCCGATACACCATCCAGCCAGGAAAGCAGGCCCTTAGGGTCCCGCTCTGGGGCCAGCTGCTGCTTTTCCTGCTCTTAAATGCCATCCTACTCTTTGTTTACTACTACTGGGAGCTTCAAGAGGGCAACCCCTTCTGGATGGAGCCCTGA
- the LOC134368449 gene encoding PWWP domain-containing DNA repair factor 4-like, translated as MAHSVCTLEYSKEEGANLCERALSFGEDCVQIVSKVAQQPASRPPRKKYGKRKGVVRRSAGKREASGSLPVGAESEDALCGDKSPVHTTSAPAPAERPRKASRRSSACHDFPTLSGHEGEKEGKAKAQASTAASRRPTVLEEGACANDGQVAPSQPLGLIPSVPIALNAEAQDTWPKTVATHSACSALSGNAEDRGEGASKPGVEGAAASSGSPAPSRTPAMRPRDSLCLADRIRKLQAAVSSKGLQEHRPPADSMSRNPIRKAKMDGAVVKSVSASEKTARVLLIEADLRQERSGIRVPLRRLKPLDCREKDRLLQRARKVHEQGVNWCFSLISHYTQAIGRGSFVGSFLDYYAADVSYPLRKAIQEGPLEIDFPKVNYADLEDSEEETSLGGKRPCKRILPDRMRAARDRDNHKLVDFIVKRRGADHHLLDILKGRKQSRWLTSFLNPPRHALCVETYLEDEDQLDVVRKHVQEIYTQMDNTMLTLIRDDKVKFVLEVLLPEAIICSIAALDGLDYQGAEEKYLRGPPRALL; from the exons ATGGCCCATAGCGTTTG CACCCTTGAGTACTCTAAAGAAGAGGGCGCCAACCTGTGCGAGCGCGCACTCTCGTTCGGGGAAGACTGTGTGCAGATTGTCTCCAAG GTAGCTCAACAGCCGGCAAGTAGACCCCCTCGTAAAAAGTATGGCAAACGCAAAGGGGTCGTTCGGAGGAGTGCcgggaagagagaagcctcaggatcaCTGCCAGTTGGTGCAGAGAGTGAGGATGCCCTGTGCGGTGACAAATCACCGGTGCACACGAcctctgcccctgctccagcagaaAGGCCAAGAAAGGCATCACGGAGGTCCAGCGCGTGCCACGATTTCCCGACACTGTCGGGACacgagggagagaaagagggcaAGGCAAAGGCACAAGCCTCCACGGCTGCGTCCCGGCgtcccacagtcctggaggagggTGCATGTGCTAATGATGGACAGGTGGCCCCATCCCAGCCACTGGGTCTCATCCCCAGTGTGCCCATAGCTCTGAACGCagaggcacaggacacctggccGAAGACCGTGGCTACTCACTCCGCGTGCTCTGCCCTCTCAGGGAATGCTGAGGACCGTGGAGAGGGGGCCTCGAAGCCAGGCGTGGAAGGGGCGGCCGCTTCTTCCGGGTCCCCTGCCCCTTCCAGGACCCCTGCCATGAGGCCGCGTGACTCCCTCTGTCTGGCAGACCGAATTAGGAAGCTACAAGCGGCAGTTTCTTCAAAAGGACTGCAAGAACACCGACCTCCTGCTGACTCGATGTCTAGGAATCCCATCCGCAAGGCTAAAATGGATGGCG CCGTGGTGAAGAGTGTCAGCGCGTCGGAGAAGACCGCACGGGTGCTCTTGATTGAGGCAGACCTGCGCCAGGAGAGGAGCGGCATCCGAGTTCCTCTTCGAAGACTGAAGCCCCTGgattgcagagagaaagacagactcctgcAGAGAGCCAGGAAAGTGCACGAGCAAGGTGTTAACTGGtgtttctccctcatctcccactacACACAAGCCATCGGCCGGGGTTCCTTCGTGGGCTCTTTCCTGGACTATTATGCCGCCGACGTCAGCTACCCACTCAGGAAAGCCATCCAAGAGGGCCCGCTGGAGATTGACTTTCCAAAGGTGAACTATGCCGACCTGGAAGACTCTGAGGAGGAGACCTCCCTGGGCGGGAAGAGGCCCTGCAAGAGGATTCTCCCCGACAGGATGAGGGCCGCTCGGGACCGGGACAACCACAAGCTGGTGGACTTCATCGTGAAGAGAAGGGGGGCCGACCACCACCTCCTGGACATCTTGAAGGGCAGGAAACAGTCCAGGTGGCTGACATCATTTCTGAATCCACCTAGGCACGCGCTCTGCGTTGAAACGTACCTGGAAGATGAGGACCAGTTGGATGTCGTGAGGAAACATGTACAAGAAATCTACACACAGatggacaacaccatgctgactcTCATAAGAGACGACAAAGTAAAATTTGTTCTGGAAGTTCTCCTGCCAGAAGCAATCATTTGTTCCATCGCAGCACTTGATGGGCTGGATTACCAGGGGGCAGAAGAGAAGTATCTGCGAGGGCCCCCCCGTGCACTACTGTGA